From Verrucomicrobiota bacterium JB022, one genomic window encodes:
- a CDS encoding PEP-CTERM sorting domain-containing protein (PEP-CTERM proteins occur, often in large numbers, in the proteomes of bacteria that also encode an exosortase, a predicted intramembrane cysteine proteinase. The presence of a PEP-CTERM domain at a protein's C-terminus predicts cleavage within the sorting domain, followed by covalent anchoring to some some component of the (usually Gram-negative) cell surface. Many PEP-CTERM proteins exhibit an unusual sequence composition that includes large numbers of potential glycosylation sites. Expression of one such protein has been shown restore the ability of a bacterium to form floc, a type of biofilm.) produces the protein MNKLTSLSAASLAVTSASFGAIVLVDVVPDLVISQGQDMYIDFDTQTASLDVIDGFDVRLFIAAFDVYLNPEQSWLVSADSSSFPYVLKFSQGSDLTFANPTSNNNSQISYDNLGYWETETSLTLGYAALTDGSNEAWLELNYDPAANTLGLTRFAYSTNGEQLTAGVAPAPVVPEPSTTAAIAALLAGSAALYKRRRDKAAA, from the coding sequence ATGAATAAACTCACCTCCCTTTCCGCTGCCTCTCTTGCCGTTACCAGCGCATCCTTTGGGGCAATCGTTTTGGTCGATGTCGTGCCTGATCTCGTGATCTCCCAGGGGCAGGATATGTATATCGACTTTGATACGCAGACCGCATCTTTGGATGTGATCGATGGCTTCGATGTGCGCCTTTTCATCGCAGCTTTTGACGTCTATTTGAATCCAGAACAGTCCTGGCTGGTCAGCGCCGATTCTAGCTCTTTCCCGTATGTTCTGAAATTCTCGCAGGGTAGCGACCTGACCTTCGCGAATCCCACCTCGAATAACAACTCTCAGATTTCATACGACAATCTGGGCTATTGGGAGACGGAAACTTCCCTTACCCTCGGCTACGCCGCGCTGACGGACGGCTCGAATGAAGCGTGGCTGGAGCTGAACTACGATCCCGCCGCCAATACGTTGGGTCTGACCCGCTTTGCCTACAGCACCAATGGCGAACAGCTGACGGCTGGCGTGGCTCCTGCCCCAGTTGTCCCCGAGCCTTCCACGACTGCGGCCATCGCTGCTTTGCTTGCTGGCAGTGCCGCGCTCTACAAGCGCCGTCGCGATAAGGCTGCAGCTTAG
- a CDS encoding GNAT family N-acetyltransferase — MSEPDNLDSERFEENEALSVRPPWPDELPRVRKFFPKIDQNTYPLAPRLLLAEAPERIVGVGLVEFRSEVEAHLHFRLRPRYMGSSAAQMLLSSLKAEAQTRGAKSLDLQLPPGDARAEMARLAGFTLRPVEEEEQIQVWHFSLDA; from the coding sequence ATGTCCGAGCCTGACAATCTCGATTCCGAGCGATTCGAGGAAAATGAAGCCCTTAGCGTCCGTCCTCCCTGGCCGGATGAGTTGCCGCGCGTCCGAAAGTTTTTCCCGAAAATCGACCAGAACACCTACCCTCTAGCCCCTCGTCTGCTGTTGGCGGAGGCTCCGGAGCGTATTGTGGGGGTAGGCCTCGTCGAGTTTCGCAGTGAAGTGGAGGCGCACCTGCATTTTCGACTCCGTCCGCGCTATATGGGCAGTTCGGCGGCTCAAATGCTCCTGAGCTCCTTGAAGGCCGAGGCACAAACAAGGGGAGCCAAATCCTTGGATTTGCAACTCCCCCCAGGTGACGCGCGTGCGGAGATGGCTCGCTTAGCCGGCTTCACTCTCCGCCCGGTTGAAGAAGAGGAGCAGATTCAAGTCTGGCATTTCAGCCTGGACGCCTGA
- the purE gene encoding 5-(carboxyamino)imidazole ribonucleotide mutase, translating to MTHPDASAPQVGIIMGSISDWETMRHAAELLTQFGARYEKRIVSAHRTPDLLVEYAKSAAGRGLQVIIAGAGGAAHLPGMVAAMTELPVLGVPVKSKALAGMDSLLSIVQMPAGVPVLTLAIGDAGAKNAAIAAASILGLQDESIRAKLQQFRQKQTDKVLAMELE from the coding sequence ATGACGCATCCTGACGCTTCCGCCCCGCAAGTGGGTATCATCATGGGCAGCATCTCCGATTGGGAGACCATGCGCCACGCCGCCGAGTTGCTGACTCAGTTTGGTGCACGTTACGAGAAGCGCATCGTCAGCGCCCACCGCACGCCCGACCTGTTGGTCGAATACGCCAAGAGCGCCGCCGGGCGCGGCCTGCAGGTCATCATTGCAGGCGCGGGCGGCGCGGCCCACCTGCCCGGCATGGTCGCCGCGATGACGGAGCTGCCGGTGTTGGGCGTGCCGGTGAAAAGCAAGGCGCTCGCCGGGATGGACTCCCTCCTGTCGATCGTGCAGATGCCCGCCGGAGTGCCGGTGCTGACCCTCGCCATCGGTGACGCCGGGGCCAAGAACGCGGCCATTGCCGCCGCCTCCATCCTCGGCCTGCAAGACGAATCCATCCGCGCCAAGCTCCAGCAATTCCGCCAAAAACAGACCGACAAGGTCTTGGCCATGGAGTTGGAGTAA
- the cysS gene encoding cysteine--tRNA ligase, which produces MVIKLHDTLSREVKALEKRAGERYQLYVCGPTVYGPAHIGNFITFTRFDVLYRTLQVAGYEPYYVRNITDVDDKTIRRSLEEGLSLLQFTQRWTDKFHEDCGALNLLTPDVEPRATDHIKEQIELVEELLKKGHAYVGGDGSVYYRVTSFADYGKLAHFDPEQLRSQDTNSAGTANLADEYEREAVADFALWKAHKTEDGPNLWQGPKHPETGKEIAGRPGWHLECSAMSMRYLGPSFDLHGGGEDLCFPHHENEIAQSEAATGQPFCRHWMHSTHLLVEGKKMSKSLGNFFTIDDLLEKGYSPAAIRLAFLQGHYRQQFNFTLSGIAAAQSGLEKLEKGLLPLLEKSGMSREEFGQLVPPFAGDLGEFENAWKALCHDLNTPAALGSLFSAVKRASKRIESADEARAALQGAATLLYALGIPLFTAKEEEPEAVEVPAEIAELAEKRWQAKQSRDFAAADALRAELTAKGWQILDRKDGYDVVKG; this is translated from the coding sequence ATGGTGATCAAGTTGCACGATACCCTGAGTCGGGAAGTCAAGGCGCTCGAAAAGCGGGCGGGTGAACGCTACCAGCTCTACGTGTGTGGACCGACCGTCTACGGCCCGGCGCACATCGGTAACTTCATCACCTTCACGCGCTTCGACGTGCTTTATCGCACACTGCAAGTGGCCGGCTACGAGCCCTACTACGTGCGCAACATCACCGATGTGGATGACAAGACGATCCGCCGCTCGCTCGAAGAAGGCCTGTCGCTGCTTCAGTTTACCCAGCGCTGGACCGACAAATTCCACGAGGACTGCGGCGCGCTCAACCTCTTGACCCCCGATGTCGAGCCGCGCGCGACCGACCACATCAAGGAGCAGATCGAGCTGGTCGAGGAGCTGTTGAAGAAGGGCCACGCCTATGTCGGCGGCGACGGCAGCGTCTACTACCGCGTGACGAGCTTTGCCGACTACGGAAAGCTGGCCCACTTCGACCCGGAGCAACTGCGTTCGCAGGACACCAACAGCGCCGGCACCGCCAACCTGGCCGACGAATACGAGCGCGAAGCCGTGGCCGACTTTGCCCTCTGGAAGGCACACAAGACCGAAGACGGCCCCAACCTCTGGCAAGGCCCCAAGCACCCGGAGACGGGCAAGGAGATCGCGGGCCGCCCGGGCTGGCACCTCGAGTGCAGCGCCATGAGCATGCGCTACCTCGGCCCGTCGTTCGACCTGCACGGCGGCGGCGAAGACCTGTGCTTCCCCCACCACGAAAACGAGATCGCGCAGAGCGAAGCCGCCACCGGCCAGCCGTTTTGCCGCCACTGGATGCACAGCACGCACCTGCTCGTCGAGGGCAAGAAGATGTCCAAGAGCCTCGGCAACTTCTTCACCATCGACGACTTGCTGGAAAAGGGCTACTCACCCGCCGCCATCCGGTTAGCCTTCCTGCAAGGCCATTACCGCCAGCAGTTCAACTTTACCCTCTCCGGCATCGCCGCCGCTCAGAGCGGCCTCGAAAAGCTCGAAAAGGGCCTCCTGCCCCTGCTCGAAAAGTCCGGCATGAGCCGCGAAGAGTTCGGCCAGCTCGTGCCGCCGTTCGCGGGTGACCTGGGCGAATTCGAAAACGCGTGGAAGGCCCTTTGCCACGACTTGAACACGCCGGCGGCGCTCGGCAGCCTCTTCAGCGCCGTCAAGCGTGCCAGCAAGCGCATCGAGTCCGCCGACGAAGCCCGTGCGGCCCTGCAAGGTGCGGCCACCCTGCTCTACGCCCTCGGCATCCCGCTCTTTACGGCGAAGGAAGAGGAGCCCGAAGCGGTCGAAGTCCCCGCCGAGATCGCCGAACTGGCCGAAAAGCGCTGGCAAGCCAAGCAGTCCCGCGACTTCGCCGCCGCCGACGCCCTCCGCGCCGAGCTGACCGCCAAAGGCTGGCAAATCCTGGATCGCAAAGATGGCTACGACGTGGTGAAGGGGTAA
- the leuS gene encoding leucine--tRNA ligase — MATQCKDYDFSAIEAYWQKQWAVEKTFRAIDGDTTRPKYYVMEMYPYPSGAGLHAGHAENFTGGDVLARYKWATGHNVLHPMGWDAFGLPAEQYAIKTGQHPRVTTQQNVKNFTSQLNKLGLAIDWDREINTTDPIYFKWTQWIFLQLYKHGLAYVSEQPVNWCPALGTVLANEEVIDGKSEVGGHPVVRKNLRQWVLRITNYAEKLLQGLENVNWPESSKKQQAHWIGRSTGAQVTFDVAESDAQIEIYTTRPDTLFGVTYMVLSPEHKLVPQLTNEAQRPLVDAYIEAAAKKSDLERTELAKVKTGVFTGSYALNPVNGKRVPIWIADYVLASYGTGAIMAVPGQDERDWEFAETYDLPILRTVQPPEDFNGRAYTGDGPAINSDFLNGMQIEEAKAAMIKWLEQKQRGQAQVNYRLRDWLFSRQRYWGEPFPIVFVDQAAYEQAKALGGEVADNMPTEAVAYADQGETFYGLPVPPSQLPLTLPETENYQPSGTGESPLAKITKWVDIWFNLRTGEGVSRTEERPQGDEWVPARRETNTMPQWAGSCWYYLRYLDPKNVDELIAPEIRDYWGSVDFYMGGTEHVTLHLLYARFWHQVLVDIGVLKEPEPFLRLFHQGIILGEDGEKMSKSRGNVVNPDDYISEFGADALRAYLMFMGPLEDMKPWKSDGIKGVYRFLQKTWNEFCGRDGSLNAKVQTEGDEQPDTLKLLHETIKKVSEDMEHIRFNTAVSQMMIFMNHVTKAETVQASTGRTLAQLLAPICPHIAEELWARLGGEGTVAKAPWPKYDASLLESSEVKIGLLINGKPRGEALVAKDATQAQVLEQAKADPKVAPHLEGKTIRKVIYVPGKILNVVAN; from the coding sequence ATGGCCACGCAGTGCAAAGATTACGACTTTTCGGCGATTGAAGCCTATTGGCAAAAGCAATGGGCGGTGGAAAAAACCTTCCGCGCAATCGACGGAGACACGACGCGCCCCAAATACTACGTCATGGAGATGTATCCCTACCCCTCCGGGGCGGGCCTCCATGCGGGCCACGCGGAGAACTTTACCGGGGGCGACGTGCTCGCGCGCTACAAGTGGGCCACCGGCCACAATGTGCTGCACCCGATGGGTTGGGACGCCTTTGGCCTGCCGGCGGAGCAGTATGCGATCAAGACGGGTCAGCACCCGCGCGTGACGACCCAGCAAAACGTCAAGAATTTCACCAGTCAGCTGAACAAGCTGGGCCTCGCCATCGACTGGGACCGCGAGATCAACACGACCGACCCGATCTACTTCAAGTGGACGCAGTGGATCTTCCTGCAGCTCTACAAGCACGGTCTGGCCTACGTCAGCGAGCAGCCCGTCAACTGGTGCCCCGCGCTCGGCACCGTGCTGGCCAATGAGGAAGTGATCGACGGCAAGAGCGAAGTCGGCGGCCACCCCGTGGTGCGCAAGAACCTGCGCCAATGGGTGCTGCGCATCACCAACTACGCCGAGAAGCTGTTGCAGGGCCTCGAAAACGTCAACTGGCCCGAATCGTCGAAAAAGCAGCAGGCCCACTGGATCGGCCGCAGCACCGGCGCGCAAGTCACGTTTGACGTGGCCGAGAGCGATGCGCAGATCGAGATTTACACCACCCGGCCCGACACGCTCTTTGGCGTCACCTACATGGTGCTCTCGCCCGAGCACAAGCTGGTGCCGCAACTGACCAACGAGGCGCAGCGCCCCCTCGTCGACGCCTACATCGAGGCGGCGGCGAAAAAGAGCGACCTGGAGCGCACCGAGCTGGCCAAGGTCAAGACGGGCGTCTTCACCGGCAGCTACGCGCTCAACCCCGTCAACGGCAAGCGCGTGCCCATCTGGATCGCCGATTACGTGCTGGCCAGCTACGGCACCGGCGCGATCATGGCCGTGCCCGGTCAGGACGAGCGCGACTGGGAATTTGCCGAGACGTACGACCTGCCGATCCTGCGTACGGTGCAGCCGCCGGAGGACTTCAATGGACGAGCTTACACCGGCGACGGCCCCGCGATCAACAGCGACTTCCTCAACGGCATGCAGATCGAGGAGGCCAAGGCCGCCATGATCAAGTGGCTGGAGCAGAAGCAGCGCGGTCAGGCCCAGGTCAATTACCGCCTGCGCGACTGGCTCTTCAGCCGTCAGCGTTATTGGGGCGAGCCCTTCCCCATCGTCTTTGTCGATCAGGCCGCCTACGAGCAAGCCAAGGCCCTTGGCGGCGAAGTGGCAGACAACATGCCGACCGAAGCCGTGGCCTACGCAGACCAGGGCGAGACCTTCTACGGCCTGCCTGTGCCCCCCTCGCAACTGCCGCTGACGTTGCCGGAGACGGAAAACTATCAGCCGAGCGGCACCGGCGAAAGCCCGCTGGCCAAGATCACCAAGTGGGTCGACATCTGGTTCAACCTGCGCACGGGTGAAGGCGTCAGCCGCACCGAAGAGCGCCCGCAAGGCGACGAATGGGTGCCCGCCCGCCGCGAAACCAACACCATGCCGCAGTGGGCCGGTAGCTGCTGGTATTACCTGCGCTACCTCGATCCCAAGAACGTGGACGAATTGATCGCGCCGGAAATCCGCGACTACTGGGGCAGTGTCGACTTTTACATGGGCGGCACCGAGCACGTAACGCTTCACCTGCTCTACGCCCGCTTCTGGCACCAGGTGCTCGTCGACATCGGCGTGCTGAAGGAGCCCGAGCCCTTCCTGCGCCTCTTCCACCAGGGCATCATCCTCGGCGAAGACGGCGAAAAGATGTCCAAGAGCCGCGGCAACGTGGTCAACCCCGACGACTACATCAGCGAGTTCGGGGCCGACGCCCTGCGCGCCTACCTCATGTTTATGGGGCCGCTCGAAGACATGAAGCCGTGGAAGAGCGACGGCATCAAGGGCGTCTACCGCTTCCTCCAGAAGACGTGGAACGAGTTCTGCGGGCGCGACGGCAGCCTCAACGCCAAGGTGCAGACCGAAGGCGACGAGCAGCCCGATACGCTCAAGCTGCTGCACGAGACGATCAAGAAGGTGTCGGAAGACATGGAGCACATCCGCTTCAACACGGCCGTCAGCCAGATGATGATCTTCATGAACCACGTGACAAAGGCCGAGACCGTCCAGGCCTCGACCGGCCGCACTCTCGCCCAGTTGCTCGCCCCCATCTGCCCGCACATCGCGGAAGAGCTGTGGGCGCGCCTCGGCGGCGAAGGCACCGTGGCCAAGGCACCGTGGCCGAAGTACGACGCCTCGCTGCTTGAATCCTCGGAGGTGAAGATCGGCCTGCTGATCAACGGCAAGCCGCGCGGCGAAGCCCTCGTCGCCAAAGACGCCACGCAAGCCCAGGTGCTCGAACAGGCCAAGGCCGACCCGAAGGTGGCCCCCCACCTCGAAGGCAAGACGATCCGCAAGGTCATCTACGTCCCCGGCAAGATCCTCAACGTGGTAGCGAATTAG
- a CDS encoding DapH/DapD/GlmU-related protein, protein MASAESETTISHRFRPMLPALLKSPRRSDVALRLINFFVQRLVGLNADFPHAVHFTSRVVNPQKLRYHPDDETLRSFARSAGCYFQPNNGIYLGRRVLIGPGVKIISANHRDRQVDAWQQGAPVEIGDDCWIGANAVILPGVRLGARCIVGAGAIVTQSFDEPDLIIGGNPARVIRRRSARATCEEEALNALVS, encoded by the coding sequence ATGGCCTCCGCTGAAAGCGAAACCACCATCTCTCATCGCTTCCGGCCCATGCTTCCTGCCCTCCTGAAATCCCCCAGACGATCAGATGTGGCGCTACGCCTGATCAACTTCTTCGTCCAACGCCTTGTCGGCCTTAATGCCGACTTCCCGCACGCGGTGCACTTTACGTCTCGCGTGGTGAACCCGCAAAAGCTGCGCTACCACCCAGACGATGAAACGCTGCGCAGCTTCGCCCGCTCGGCCGGGTGCTACTTCCAGCCCAACAACGGCATTTACCTCGGGCGGCGCGTGCTGATCGGCCCAGGGGTCAAGATCATCAGCGCCAACCACCGCGACCGACAAGTCGATGCCTGGCAGCAAGGGGCGCCGGTCGAGATTGGCGACGATTGCTGGATCGGCGCCAACGCGGTGATCCTGCCGGGGGTGCGCCTGGGCGCGCGCTGCATCGTGGGGGCAGGGGCCATCGTCACGCAGTCCTTCGACGAGCCCGATTTGATAATCGGCGGCAACCCAGCGCGCGTCATTCGGCGCCGCTCAGCCCGGGCCACGTGCGAAGAGGAAGCGCTCAACGCCCTCGTATCCTGA
- a CDS encoding argininosuccinate synthase — protein MKIVLAYSGGLDTSVLVHWLKDHYNAEIVTFAADVGQEEELDGLAAKAKATGASAHYTVDLVEEFARDFIYPMMRANAIYESQYYLGTSIARPLIAKAHLAIVEAEKADAVAHGATGKGNDQVRFELTYAALAPDVKIISPWRMEVFRQQFPGRKEMIAYCNENGVQIEASSKKPYSMDRNLLHISYEAGILEDPNFDPTTPDNKDMFKLTTAPEDAPDTPEYVELTFEKGDCVAVNGETLTPGQVLKKLNKLAGKHGIGRVDLVENRFVGMKSRGVYETPGGTILLQGRRQVETLTMDRDLMHLRDSLVPKYAELVYYGFWYAPEREALQSFFDSAARTVTGTVRLKLYKGNVITVGRQSPLSMYDESVASMEGVKSEYNPDDATGFIRLQALRLRARARRQGIPASLATDNLVRE, from the coding sequence ATGAAGATTGTGCTCGCCTACTCCGGGGGTCTGGATACCTCCGTGCTCGTCCACTGGTTGAAGGACCACTACAACGCCGAGATCGTGACCTTCGCGGCCGATGTCGGCCAGGAAGAGGAGCTCGACGGTCTGGCCGCCAAGGCCAAGGCAACCGGGGCCAGCGCCCACTACACCGTGGACCTCGTGGAGGAATTCGCCCGCGACTTCATCTACCCGATGATGCGCGCCAACGCGATCTACGAGAGCCAGTATTACCTCGGCACCTCCATCGCCCGCCCGCTGATCGCCAAGGCCCACCTCGCCATCGTGGAAGCCGAAAAGGCCGACGCGGTCGCCCACGGCGCCACCGGCAAGGGCAACGACCAGGTCCGCTTCGAGCTGACCTACGCCGCCCTCGCCCCGGATGTGAAGATCATCTCGCCCTGGCGCATGGAAGTGTTCCGCCAGCAGTTCCCCGGCCGTAAGGAAATGATCGCCTACTGCAACGAGAACGGCGTGCAGATCGAGGCCAGCTCCAAGAAGCCCTACTCGATGGACCGCAACCTCCTGCACATCTCCTACGAAGCCGGCATCCTCGAAGACCCGAACTTCGACCCCACCACGCCGGATAACAAGGACATGTTCAAGCTGACGACCGCGCCGGAAGACGCGCCGGACACCCCGGAATACGTCGAGCTGACCTTCGAAAAGGGCGACTGCGTGGCCGTGAACGGCGAAACGCTGACGCCCGGCCAAGTGCTGAAGAAGCTGAACAAGCTGGCTGGCAAGCACGGCATCGGCCGCGTCGACCTCGTCGAAAACCGCTTTGTGGGCATGAAGAGCCGCGGCGTGTATGAGACCCCGGGCGGCACCATCCTGCTGCAAGGCCGTCGTCAGGTCGAGACTCTCACGATGGACCGCGACCTGATGCACCTGCGCGACAGCCTCGTGCCCAAGTATGCCGAGCTGGTCTACTACGGCTTCTGGTATGCGCCGGAGCGCGAGGCCCTGCAGTCGTTCTTCGACAGCGCCGCCCGCACCGTGACCGGCACCGTGCGCCTCAAGCTCTACAAGGGCAACGTCATCACCGTCGGCCGCCAAAGCCCGCTCTCGATGTACGACGAAAGCGTGGCCTCGATGGAAGGCGTGAAGAGCGAATACAACCCCGACGACGCCACGGGCTTCATCCGCCTGCAAGCGCTGCGCCTGCGCGCCCGCGCCCGCCGCCAAGGCATTCCCGCCAGCCTCGCGACCGACAACCTCGTCCGCGAGTAA
- the argF gene encoding ornithine carbamoyltransferase yields MARSFLQDTDFTRDEAEEIFQLAKSLKEGRGRSSQPRPLEGQTWALIFHKSSTRTRVSFEVGIHELGGHPMYLDQSKTQMGRGETVADTARVLSRYIHGIVIRTFSHDVVEELAREGTVPVVNALTDLLHPCQIYSDLFTLIERWAQPGKSLVDSLAGRKITFVGDCASNMAHSWILGAAHFGMQISLTGPEKYRPRPVVDTLLRQAGLKPTYEFTTDAKAAAKDADVVYTDVWVSMGDEAEKEARLRELAPYQVDATMMAEARPGAYFMHCLPAHEGEEVSAEVYQSPQSIVYDEAENRLHVQKAILCKLAEA; encoded by the coding sequence ATGGCGAGAAGTTTCCTGCAAGATACCGACTTTACCCGCGACGAGGCCGAGGAGATCTTCCAACTGGCCAAGTCCCTCAAAGAAGGCCGTGGCCGCTCCAGCCAGCCCCGCCCGCTGGAAGGGCAGACTTGGGCGCTGATCTTCCACAAGAGCAGCACCCGCACCCGCGTGTCCTTCGAAGTCGGCATCCACGAGCTGGGCGGCCACCCGATGTACCTCGACCAGAGCAAGACGCAGATGGGCCGGGGTGAAACGGTGGCCGATACCGCCCGCGTACTCAGCCGCTACATCCACGGCATCGTCATCCGCACCTTCAGCCACGACGTGGTGGAAGAGCTGGCGCGCGAAGGCACCGTGCCCGTCGTCAACGCGCTGACCGACCTGCTGCACCCCTGCCAGATCTATAGCGACCTCTTTACGCTGATCGAGCGTTGGGCCCAGCCCGGCAAGTCGCTTGTCGACTCGCTCGCAGGCCGCAAGATCACGTTTGTGGGCGACTGCGCGAGCAACATGGCCCATAGCTGGATCCTCGGCGCGGCGCACTTCGGCATGCAGATCAGCCTTACCGGGCCGGAGAAATACCGCCCCCGCCCCGTCGTCGACACGCTGTTACGCCAGGCCGGGCTCAAGCCCACCTACGAGTTTACCACCGATGCCAAGGCTGCCGCCAAGGACGCCGACGTGGTCTACACCGACGTGTGGGTGAGCATGGGCGACGAGGCCGAGAAGGAAGCCCGCCTGCGCGAGCTCGCCCCTTATCAGGTCGACGCCACCATGATGGCCGAGGCCCGCCCCGGTGCCTACTTCATGCACTGCCTCCCCGCCCACGAAGGCGAAGAGGTGTCCGCTGAAGTCTACCAGAGCCCCCAGTCCATCGTCTACGACGAGGCCGAAAACCGCCTCCACGTGCAGAAGGCGATCCTCTGCAAACTCGCCGAAGCCTAG
- a CDS encoding acetylornithine/succinylornithine family transaminase, translating to MASVTASKVTSQRVAAQYEAHVMKNYAPAPFTAVRGQGSYVWDAEGRRYLDFCSGIATNTLGHAHPHWVQVVQQQASQLAHLSNLYHFETQGRLAQRLCERAGEGRAFFCNSGTEANEALIKLARLWGRQRAGGEAGKIYKVVTAEKAFHGRTFGGMAATPQAKIQHGFEPMLPGFAHAEFNNVQAFADAIDDATCAVMIETIQGESGVLPATVEFLQGLRELCDERGVMLLIDEVQCGIGRTGTFFAYEKAGIVPDAIGMAKGLGGGFPIGAIWARRGYDELFTAGSHGSTFGGNPLACAAANAVIDAIEQEDLLEKVTTQSQAFVAQLEDMVRRHPEKLSGVRGQGYHLALVVKGDPSFWMGKLREQGLLTVRGGTDAIRLLPALNASMRDLENGIEILDFVFGTTPTA from the coding sequence ATGGCCTCCGTAACCGCCAGCAAAGTCACCAGTCAGCGCGTGGCCGCCCAGTATGAGGCGCACGTGATGAAGAACTATGCACCCGCCCCGTTCACAGCCGTGCGCGGCCAGGGTAGCTATGTCTGGGATGCCGAGGGCCGACGTTATCTCGATTTTTGCTCCGGCATCGCCACCAATACGCTCGGGCACGCCCACCCTCACTGGGTGCAGGTGGTGCAGCAGCAGGCTTCCCAGCTCGCCCACCTCAGCAACCTCTACCACTTCGAGACGCAAGGCCGGCTGGCCCAGCGGTTGTGCGAGCGCGCAGGCGAAGGCCGGGCGTTCTTCTGCAACAGCGGCACCGAAGCCAATGAGGCCCTGATCAAGCTGGCCCGGCTCTGGGGCCGCCAGCGCGCAGGGGGCGAAGCGGGCAAGATCTACAAGGTCGTGACCGCCGAGAAAGCCTTCCACGGGCGGACGTTTGGCGGGATGGCCGCCACCCCGCAGGCGAAGATCCAGCACGGCTTCGAACCGATGCTGCCGGGCTTTGCTCACGCGGAGTTCAACAACGTGCAGGCCTTTGCCGATGCGATCGACGACGCCACCTGTGCGGTGATGATCGAAACGATCCAGGGCGAAAGCGGCGTGTTGCCGGCTACGGTCGAGTTTCTCCAAGGCCTGCGCGAGCTGTGCGACGAGCGGGGCGTGATGCTGCTGATCGACGAAGTCCAGTGCGGCATCGGCCGGACGGGCACCTTCTTTGCCTATGAAAAGGCCGGGATTGTGCCTGATGCCATCGGCATGGCCAAGGGCCTCGGCGGTGGCTTCCCCATCGGTGCCATCTGGGCGCGGCGCGGCTACGACGAGCTCTTTACCGCCGGCAGCCACGGCTCGACCTTCGGGGGCAACCCGCTGGCCTGCGCCGCCGCCAACGCAGTGATCGACGCCATCGAGCAGGAAGACTTGCTCGAAAAGGTGACGACCCAGTCCCAGGCCTTCGTGGCACAACTGGAGGATATGGTGCGCCGCCACCCGGAGAAGCTTTCGGGCGTCCGGGGGCAAGGCTACCACCTCGCGCTCGTCGTCAAGGGCGACCCGAGCTTCTGGATGGGCAAGCTGCGCGAGCAAGGGCTGCTCACCGTCCGCGGCGGCACGGATGCGATCCGTCTCCTGCCGGCGCTCAACGCCTCGATGCGCGACCTCGAAAACGGCATCGAGATCCTCGATTTTGTCTTTGGCACCACGCCCACAGCCTAA